A stretch of Canis lupus baileyi chromosome 7, mCanLup2.hap1, whole genome shotgun sequence DNA encodes these proteins:
- the CRIP3 gene encoding cysteine-rich protein 3 isoform X3: MHLSGLETIDCLRRCPLDEHKPRSSCQSPKFQKEGLQKTSLPQGGRDRSHRDQRNDEHLGAEKVSSLGKNWHRFCLKCERCHSILSPGGHAEHNGRPYCHKPCYGALFGPRGPLHMKTFTGETSLCPGCEEPVYFAEKVMSLGRNWHRPCLRCQRCRKTLTAGSHAEHDGVPYCHIPCYGYLFGPKGVNIGDVGCYIYDPVEIKSK, from the exons ATGCACCTTTCTGGCCTGGAAACCATAGACTGCCTCAGAAGGTGTCCTTTAGATGAACATAAACCCAG gaGCAGTTGCCAAAGTCCAAAATTCCAGAAGGAAGGACTACAAAAGACATCTCTGCCTCAGGGAGGCAGGGATAGAAGCCACAGAGACCAGAGAAATGATGAGCACCTTGGAG CGGAGAAGGTGAGCTCCCTGGGCAAGAACTGGCACCGCTTCTGCCTGAAATGTGAGCGCTGCCACAGCATCCTGTCCCCAGGAGGGCATGCAGAG CACAACGGGAGGCCGTATTGCCACAAGCCATGCTATGGGGCTCTCTTCGGACCCAGGG GCCCTCTCCACATGAAGACATTCACTGGGGAGACTTCACTGTGCCCTGGCTGTGAGGAACCTGTCTATTTTG CTGAGAAGGTGATGTCTTTGGGCAGAAATTGGCACCGACCCTGTCTGAGGTGCCAGCGCTGCCGGAAGACCCTGACTGCTGGGAGTCATGCTGAG cATGACGGCGTCCCCTACTGCCACATCCCCTGCTACGGCTACCTCTTTGGCCCCAAAG GTGTGAACATTGGTGATGTGGGCTGCTACATCTATGACCCCGTGGAGATAAAATCCAAATGA
- the CRIP3 gene encoding cysteine-rich protein 3 isoform X6 → MKTFTGETSLCPGCEEPVYFAEKVMSLGRNWHRPCLRCQRCRKTLTAGSHAEHDGVPYCHIPCYGYLFGPKGVNIGDVGCYIYDPVEIKSK, encoded by the exons ATGAAGACATTCACTGGGGAGACTTCACTGTGCCCTGGCTGTGAGGAACCTGTCTATTTTG CTGAGAAGGTGATGTCTTTGGGCAGAAATTGGCACCGACCCTGTCTGAGGTGCCAGCGCTGCCGGAAGACCCTGACTGCTGGGAGTCATGCTGAG cATGACGGCGTCCCCTACTGCCACATCCCCTGCTACGGCTACCTCTTTGGCCCCAAAG GTGTGAACATTGGTGATGTGGGCTGCTACATCTATGACCCCGTGGAGATAAAATCCAAATGA
- the CRIP3 gene encoding cysteine-rich protein 3 isoform X2: MHLSGLETIDCLRRCPLDEHKPRSSCQSPKFQKEGLQKTSLPQGGRDRSHRDQRNDEHLGAEKVSSLGKNWHRFCLKCERCHSILSPGGHAEHNGRPYCHKPCYGALFGPRGVNIGGVGSYLYNSPTLTPASTTPLSPSSFSPPRPRTGLPQGKKSPLHMKTFTGETSLCPGCEEPVYFAEKVMSLGRNWHRPCLRCQRCRKTLTAGSHAEV; the protein is encoded by the exons ATGCACCTTTCTGGCCTGGAAACCATAGACTGCCTCAGAAGGTGTCCTTTAGATGAACATAAACCCAG gaGCAGTTGCCAAAGTCCAAAATTCCAGAAGGAAGGACTACAAAAGACATCTCTGCCTCAGGGAGGCAGGGATAGAAGCCACAGAGACCAGAGAAATGATGAGCACCTTGGAG CGGAGAAGGTGAGCTCCCTGGGCAAGAACTGGCACCGCTTCTGCCTGAAATGTGAGCGCTGCCACAGCATCCTGTCCCCAGGAGGGCATGCAGAG CACAACGGGAGGCCGTATTGCCACAAGCCATGCTATGGGGCTCTCTTCGGACCCAGGG GGGTGAACATTGGTGGTGTGGGTTCCTACCTCTACAACTCTCCCACTCTCACCCCGGCCAGTACCActcccctcagccccagcagTTTCAGCCCCCCCAGGCCCAGGACTGGCCTCCCCCAGGGCAAGAAAA GCCCTCTCCACATGAAGACATTCACTGGGGAGACTTCACTGTGCCCTGGCTGTGAGGAACCTGTCTATTTTG CTGAGAAGGTGATGTCTTTGGGCAGAAATTGGCACCGACCCTGTCTGAGGTGCCAGCGCTGCCGGAAGACCCTGACTGCTGGGAGTCATGCTGAG GTGTGA
- the CRIP3 gene encoding cysteine-rich protein 3 isoform X4 produces MSWTCPRCQQPVFFAEKVSSLGKNWHRFCLKCERCHSILSPGGHAEHNGRPYCHKPCYGALFGPRGVNIGGVGSYLYNSPTLTPASTTPLSPSSFSPPRPRTGLPQGKKSPLHMKTFTGETSLCPGCEEPVYFAEKVMSLGRNWHRPCLRCQRCRKTLTAGSHAEHDGVPYCHIPCYGYLFGPKGVNIGDVGCYIYDPVEIKSK; encoded by the exons ATGAGCTGGACCTGCCCGCGTTGCCAGCAACCCGTTTTCTTCG CGGAGAAGGTGAGCTCCCTGGGCAAGAACTGGCACCGCTTCTGCCTGAAATGTGAGCGCTGCCACAGCATCCTGTCCCCAGGAGGGCATGCAGAG CACAACGGGAGGCCGTATTGCCACAAGCCATGCTATGGGGCTCTCTTCGGACCCAGGG GGGTGAACATTGGTGGTGTGGGTTCCTACCTCTACAACTCTCCCACTCTCACCCCGGCCAGTACCActcccctcagccccagcagTTTCAGCCCCCCCAGGCCCAGGACTGGCCTCCCCCAGGGCAAGAAAA GCCCTCTCCACATGAAGACATTCACTGGGGAGACTTCACTGTGCCCTGGCTGTGAGGAACCTGTCTATTTTG CTGAGAAGGTGATGTCTTTGGGCAGAAATTGGCACCGACCCTGTCTGAGGTGCCAGCGCTGCCGGAAGACCCTGACTGCTGGGAGTCATGCTGAG cATGACGGCGTCCCCTACTGCCACATCCCCTGCTACGGCTACCTCTTTGGCCCCAAAG GTGTGAACATTGGTGATGTGGGCTGCTACATCTATGACCCCGTGGAGATAAAATCCAAATGA
- the CRIP3 gene encoding cysteine-rich protein 3 isoform X1, whose translation MHLSGLETIDCLRRCPLDEHKPRSSCQSPKFQKEGLQKTSLPQGGRDRSHRDQRNDEHLGAEKVSSLGKNWHRFCLKCERCHSILSPGGHAEHNGRPYCHKPCYGALFGPRGVNIGGVGSYLYNSPTLTPASTTPLSPSSFSPPRPRTGLPQGKKSPLHMKTFTGETSLCPGCEEPVYFAEKVMSLGRNWHRPCLRCQRCRKTLTAGSHAEHDGVPYCHIPCYGYLFGPKGVNIGDVGCYIYDPVEIKSK comes from the exons ATGCACCTTTCTGGCCTGGAAACCATAGACTGCCTCAGAAGGTGTCCTTTAGATGAACATAAACCCAG gaGCAGTTGCCAAAGTCCAAAATTCCAGAAGGAAGGACTACAAAAGACATCTCTGCCTCAGGGAGGCAGGGATAGAAGCCACAGAGACCAGAGAAATGATGAGCACCTTGGAG CGGAGAAGGTGAGCTCCCTGGGCAAGAACTGGCACCGCTTCTGCCTGAAATGTGAGCGCTGCCACAGCATCCTGTCCCCAGGAGGGCATGCAGAG CACAACGGGAGGCCGTATTGCCACAAGCCATGCTATGGGGCTCTCTTCGGACCCAGGG GGGTGAACATTGGTGGTGTGGGTTCCTACCTCTACAACTCTCCCACTCTCACCCCGGCCAGTACCActcccctcagccccagcagTTTCAGCCCCCCCAGGCCCAGGACTGGCCTCCCCCAGGGCAAGAAAA GCCCTCTCCACATGAAGACATTCACTGGGGAGACTTCACTGTGCCCTGGCTGTGAGGAACCTGTCTATTTTG CTGAGAAGGTGATGTCTTTGGGCAGAAATTGGCACCGACCCTGTCTGAGGTGCCAGCGCTGCCGGAAGACCCTGACTGCTGGGAGTCATGCTGAG cATGACGGCGTCCCCTACTGCCACATCCCCTGCTACGGCTACCTCTTTGGCCCCAAAG GTGTGAACATTGGTGATGTGGGCTGCTACATCTATGACCCCGTGGAGATAAAATCCAAATGA
- the CRIP3 gene encoding cysteine-rich protein 3 isoform X5, translating to MSWTCPRCQQPVFFAEKVSSLGKNWHRFCLKCERCHSILSPGGHAEHNGRPYCHKPCYGALFGPRGPLHMKTFTGETSLCPGCEEPVYFAEKVMSLGRNWHRPCLRCQRCRKTLTAGSHAEHDGVPYCHIPCYGYLFGPKGVNIGDVGCYIYDPVEIKSK from the exons ATGAGCTGGACCTGCCCGCGTTGCCAGCAACCCGTTTTCTTCG CGGAGAAGGTGAGCTCCCTGGGCAAGAACTGGCACCGCTTCTGCCTGAAATGTGAGCGCTGCCACAGCATCCTGTCCCCAGGAGGGCATGCAGAG CACAACGGGAGGCCGTATTGCCACAAGCCATGCTATGGGGCTCTCTTCGGACCCAGGG GCCCTCTCCACATGAAGACATTCACTGGGGAGACTTCACTGTGCCCTGGCTGTGAGGAACCTGTCTATTTTG CTGAGAAGGTGATGTCTTTGGGCAGAAATTGGCACCGACCCTGTCTGAGGTGCCAGCGCTGCCGGAAGACCCTGACTGCTGGGAGTCATGCTGAG cATGACGGCGTCCCCTACTGCCACATCCCCTGCTACGGCTACCTCTTTGGCCCCAAAG GTGTGAACATTGGTGATGTGGGCTGCTACATCTATGACCCCGTGGAGATAAAATCCAAATGA